A section of the Pseudomonas prosekii genome encodes:
- a CDS encoding amino acid aminotransferase has protein sequence MHFDAIGRVPGDPILGLMEAYAQDPNPRKFDLGVGVYKDSQGLTPIPQAVKLAEARLVERQTTKTYIGGHGDPAFGKVMNELVLGADSALIAEQRAGVTQTPGGTGALRLSADFIAQMLPGRGIWLSNPTWPIHETIFATAGLKVSHYPYVGSDNRLDVDAMLAALNEASKGDVVLLHACCHNPTGFDLAHDDWRRVLEVVRRRELLPLIDFAYQGFGDGLEQDAWSTRLFVEALPEVLITSSCSKNFGLYRDRTGALIVCAKSADKLLDIRSQLANIARNLWSTPPDHGAAVVATILGDPELKSIWADEVEAMRLRIAQLRSGLVEALEPHGLRERFAHIGVQRGMFSYTGLTAEQVKQLRDHHSVYMVNSGRANVAGIDATRLSLLAEAIAEVCK, from the coding sequence ATGCATTTCGACGCCATCGGCCGCGTCCCCGGCGACCCGATTCTGGGCCTGATGGAGGCCTACGCGCAGGACCCCAACCCGCGCAAGTTCGACTTGGGCGTGGGCGTTTATAAAGACTCCCAGGGCCTGACGCCGATTCCGCAAGCGGTGAAACTCGCCGAAGCGCGGCTGGTTGAGCGGCAGACCACCAAGACTTACATCGGTGGTCACGGCGACCCGGCGTTCGGCAAAGTCATGAACGAATTGGTGCTCGGCGCCGATTCGGCGCTGATCGCCGAACAACGTGCTGGCGTCACCCAGACCCCGGGCGGCACCGGCGCGTTGCGCTTGAGCGCTGATTTCATCGCGCAGATGCTGCCGGGCCGTGGCATCTGGTTGAGCAACCCGACCTGGCCGATCCACGAAACAATTTTCGCCACCGCCGGGCTCAAGGTCAGTCACTACCCGTACGTGGGCAGCGACAACCGTCTTGACGTCGATGCGATGCTCGCCGCGCTGAACGAAGCGTCGAAGGGTGACGTGGTGTTGTTGCACGCCTGCTGCCACAACCCGACCGGTTTTGATCTGGCGCATGACGACTGGCGCCGGGTGCTTGAGGTGGTTCGCCGCCGCGAGCTGCTGCCGCTGATCGACTTTGCTTATCAAGGTTTCGGCGACGGTCTGGAACAGGACGCGTGGTCGACCCGGTTGTTCGTCGAAGCGTTGCCGGAAGTGCTGATCACCAGCTCCTGCTCGAAGAACTTCGGTTTGTACCGCGATCGCACCGGCGCGCTGATTGTCTGTGCGAAAAGCGCTGACAAGCTGCTCGATATCCGCAGCCAATTGGCCAACATCGCCCGCAACCTGTGGTCGACGCCACCGGATCACGGCGCGGCAGTGGTCGCGACAATCCTCGGCGACCCGGAACTGAAAAGCATCTGGGCCGACGAAGTGGAAGCCATGCGTTTGCGCATCGCGCAGTTGCGCAGCGGTCTGGTTGAAGCACTGGAACCGCACGGTTTGCGCGAGCGCTTCGCGCACATCGGCGTGCAGCGCGGGATGTTTTCCTACACCGGGCTGACGGCGGAGCAAGTCAAACAGCTGCGCGATCACCACAGCGTGTACATGGTCAACTCCGGCCGGGCCAACGTCGCCGGCATCGACGCGACCCGCCTGTCACTGCTGGCCGAAGCCATCGCCGAAGTCTGCAAGTAA
- a CDS encoding MFS transporter, whose protein sequence is MSENQRPLAVTLQVVSIVLFTFIGYLNIGIPLAVLPGYVHSELGFGAVIAGLVISVQYLATLLSRPYAGRIIDNKGSKLAVMYGLAGCGLSGVFMLISAWTQSLPMLSLISLLIGRLVLGSAESLVGSGSIGWGIGRVGAANTAKVISWNGIASYGAIAIGAPLGVWLVDELGLWSMGVSIVLLAVLGLVLAWPKIAAPIVVGERLPFMHVLGRVLPHGCGLALGSIGFGTIATFITLYYATQHWSNAVLCLSVFGASFIGARLLFGNLINRLGGFRVAIACLSVETLGLLLLWLAPDANWALAGAALSGFGFSLVFPALGVEAVNLVPASSRGAAVGAYSLFIDLSLGITGPLAGAIAAGFGFASIFLFAALAALTGLALSVYLYRQAPKHLSEKYREEKAKR, encoded by the coding sequence ATGTCAGAAAACCAGCGCCCCCTGGCGGTCACGCTGCAAGTCGTCTCCATCGTCCTTTTCACCTTCATCGGTTACCTGAACATCGGCATTCCCCTGGCCGTATTGCCCGGCTACGTCCACAGCGAACTCGGTTTCGGCGCGGTCATCGCCGGGCTGGTGATCAGCGTGCAATACCTAGCGACCCTGCTCAGCCGCCCGTATGCCGGGCGCATCATCGACAACAAGGGCAGCAAACTGGCGGTGATGTATGGACTCGCCGGGTGCGGCTTGAGCGGTGTGTTCATGCTGATTTCGGCGTGGACCCAGAGTCTGCCGATGCTCAGTTTGATCAGCCTGTTGATCGGCCGTCTGGTGCTCGGCAGCGCAGAAAGCCTGGTCGGCTCGGGCTCGATTGGCTGGGGCATCGGCCGCGTCGGTGCGGCGAATACCGCCAAAGTGATTTCCTGGAACGGCATCGCCAGTTACGGCGCGATCGCCATCGGCGCGCCGCTCGGCGTATGGCTGGTCGACGAATTGGGTTTGTGGAGCATGGGCGTGAGCATTGTGCTGCTGGCGGTGTTGGGCCTGGTGCTGGCCTGGCCGAAGATCGCTGCGCCGATTGTCGTCGGTGAACGCCTGCCGTTCATGCACGTGCTGGGTCGGGTATTGCCGCACGGCTGCGGTCTGGCGCTGGGCTCGATTGGGTTTGGCACCATCGCCACGTTTATCACGCTGTATTACGCGACGCAGCATTGGTCGAACGCGGTGCTGTGCCTGAGCGTATTCGGCGCCAGTTTTATTGGCGCGCGGTTGCTGTTCGGCAATTTGATCAACCGGCTCGGCGGCTTTCGCGTGGCGATTGCCTGCCTGTCCGTGGAGACGTTGGGGTTGCTGCTGTTGTGGCTCGCGCCAGACGCCAATTGGGCTTTGGCCGGTGCTGCATTGAGCGGCTTTGGCTTCTCACTGGTGTTCCCGGCGCTGGGCGTGGAGGCGGTGAACCTGGTGCCAGCATCGAGTCGTGGCGCGGCAGTCGGCGCTTATTCGTTGTTCATCGATTTGTCGCTGGGCATCACCGGGCCGCTGGCCGGAGCGATCGCGGCCGGATTTGGTTTTGCCTCGATCTTCCTGTTCGCCGCCCTGGCGGCGCTGACCGGTTTGGCATTGAGCGTTTATCTATACCGGCAGGCGCCGAAACATCTCAGCGAAAAGTACCGCGAAGAAAAAGCCAAACGCTAG
- a CDS encoding 4a-hydroxytetrahydrobiopterin dehydratase, producing MSTLNQAHCEACRADAPQVSDEELPVLIKQIPDWNIEVRDSVMQLEKVFLFKNFKHALAFTNAVGEISEAEGHHPGLLTEWGKVTVTWWSHSIKGLHRNDFIMAARTDEVAKDAEGRK from the coding sequence ATGTCCACATTGAACCAAGCCCATTGCGAAGCCTGCCGCGCCGATGCCCCGCAAGTCAGCGACGAAGAACTGCCGGTACTGATCAAGCAGATCCCTGACTGGAACATCGAAGTTCGCGACAGCGTGATGCAACTGGAAAAAGTCTTCCTGTTCAAGAACTTCAAGCACGCCCTGGCGTTCACCAACGCCGTCGGCGAAATCTCCGAGGCTGAAGGCCATCACCCGGGTCTGTTGACCGAGTGGGGCAAAGTCACCGTGACCTGGTGGAGCCACTCGATCAAAGGCCTGCACCGCAACGACTTCATCATGGCCGCGCGCACTGACGAAGTGGCGAAAGACGCCGAGGGCCGCAAGTAA
- the arfB gene encoding alternative ribosome rescue aminoacyl-tRNA hydrolase ArfB translates to MLVISNNVHLPDAEIELTAIRAQGAGGQNVNKVSSAMHLRFDIQASSLPEFYKERLLALRDSRITSDGVLIIKAQQYRTQEANRADALERLVELILSATKVEKKRRPTKPTLGSKKRRLESKTKRGSIKAGRGKVDF, encoded by the coding sequence ATGCTGGTGATTTCCAACAATGTGCATCTGCCGGATGCCGAGATCGAGTTGACTGCCATCCGCGCTCAGGGCGCCGGTGGGCAGAACGTCAACAAGGTGTCCAGCGCGATGCACCTGCGCTTCGACATTCAGGCGTCGTCGTTGCCCGAGTTTTACAAGGAGCGACTGCTGGCGCTGCGCGACAGTCGCATCACCAGCGATGGCGTGTTGATCATCAAGGCCCAGCAATACCGCACGCAGGAGGCCAATCGCGCCGACGCGCTGGAGCGGCTGGTCGAGTTGATTCTCAGCGCCACCAAGGTTGAAAAGAAGCGTCGTCCGACCAAGCCGACTCTCGGTTCGAAGAAGCGTCGGCTCGAATCAAAAACCAAGCGCGGCAGCATCAAGGCTGGCCGCGGCAAGGTGGATTTCTAG